The Aquila chrysaetos chrysaetos chromosome 25, bAquChr1.4, whole genome shotgun sequence genome includes the window AGGTAAAAAAGAATCAACAGTGATATTCAAATTTAAtagcactgaaaatattcttgttcTGCATTTATGCTTTGAGCCCATCTCTGATTTATTTACACTTACACAGATCAAAAGAAACTCAGTTTAAAATTatggagaaaagaaaccagCACAAACTATATAAAGCTCAGTGCCAACATTCCACTGTAATGAAATACCTGTGATCTTAAAATAGCTGATATGGGTGACTGTTTCATAATCGGATCAAGATTTAAGTCTATATCTTGTTCTCCAGCAAAAACAGATCTCCTATTCATCAGCAGGTTTGTCCAAAAATAGTTTGACTATTACATTTATATAGCAACTAAACTTGAATAATATCATTCTTTGTTCAGTCCATTATTGTTCAAGTAATTTCACTCTACAAGTAACACAAAACTTCCTGAAGGCTTGAAATTAATTTGCCTTattgtctgctttttctttctctttattataCAGAATAGTTACAAAGTAGCAATGGACTAATCTCTGTGCTCTAACAATCCTTGCAGGTGTTCGTTTGCTAAATGCTTTAAACCTGAAATGTGCCATATTAGTACTAACAGACTATTACTAGTTATTAAAGTTTCTTGTGGAACATCAGACACCTATATTAAGCTTGTAATTGAAAGCTTTGTAAATTTGACTGCTTCACATGGGTCCCTAGACCAATTACATTAGACTCATGAACTACAGTTTGGGGACGATAGTGTGCTATGTTATTACCAAGTATTAAATTGTCTCTAACACAGAAATCTATGAAGCTAAGACTTGACCGTAATGAAGTAATTTAGAAATTTACTGGCTGTACAGTGAAAATGCATATCTTTAAATTAGAACTATTTCCCCAGCATTGCCTTTATAGTTTGGGCAGTCCTTTCTTCTCACACCTTTCAGAGAGAATTAGAATTCTAAGTACTAGGAAGAAAGATCTACTTGTTTGATGAGATAAAAACCATTGAGTGGAGTTCTTAACCTCTTTTTAGAAAAGGCTTTACACCTCTGATTCGAAtataaaaatcagtggaaaactCCTGAGCATAAAATAGAATTTGATTTGGATTTGAATTAAGTactttattgttattattattatcatcgTAGGAGCTGATAGCTTTCATCTATTCCCTAAAAAACGCCCTATGGTATACAAAAGCATATATATGATactgttggtttgtttggggcttttttacATCTATAAggtaaaaaatacagaatattaaTCACTGAAACTAAGTAGTTCTATTTGCAATAACTTGAAAAAGGCCAGctccaaaagcattttaataaaacctACAAGAACAAGGAGTCAAATTATTTATGGCACATGATATGTTTGATTTACTGCAGCAAGTATTGAACAGTTTAAAGGGGGTTGAGGACTGATAACAAACGTTGTCCCTTTGCAGCTGATCTTAGTTTTTGGAGCCAAAATGAACAATTTGAGCATCATTCATGGAGCACCTGGATCTAACTCAGCAcattccacacacacacaaaaagcaaacagctgaatTTGTTCAGTTCATGTTTAGAGTGAACTTAAAAAAACTTTGTATCTATGACCAAAGCtgtaaaattttgcagaaaagataGTATTTTGTAGAAGCCCTGTCTCTTAATGATACCACGGGCAGCACACTTATTTTGGCATTAATACCAATGTACAGAGCATGGGgcttaagaaaaatatgatgCACGAATGCACTGCTTAGGAGGGTTTTTTCCAGTGAATTAAGTTTTATCTTTATGGActtatttttttagttaattAAGATGAGTATTATATGTAATTTCAAACTGGAACctaaaagaacaattttattaCTGCTTATAGCTTGAAAGAGCTTGTGCCATCCTGCTGACTTTAACGGTGAGGAGGTCGAAATTAGCAGAGGTAGTGGGAGGCACTAATGTGTTAAAATCCTACAGTTAGACTCACCAAActcatatgtatgtatgcatgccCTATTCTCCATGCCAGCAAGAAGAAACAGGGCTGCTTAGGATGTGTGTTTCCTCAAAATACCTTCATAGTGCAAGAGGTTATCTCCACATAAATCTTCAGTGGCCACTAAAGGCTATCAACCACAAAACTGATAGGTGAACTGAAAGGCTGGGTGGTTCAGACTCtagatgctggagcagagaagcaaaatTATCCACGTCTGCAGTTCAGAGATGGCTTTGACTCGCCACAACAGTATTATCAGGACAGTATgggcagaaaaaacagattctAAAGGAATCTATTAAAAGCTGAGAGCGTcttgcagatattttaaagcatgAGTGCATTTATGTCTATGCATTTTGAAACACATAATTTCGGtgatttatctttctgtttgaGACTGAGAACTTACGTAAAACTGTtggtaaaatgttttctgttgcttttttggTATCTGCTACCCTGGTACTTGTTCTAGAACTTCTTGTTTACACCCCAGTAGAACCAGTATCTTGTGATAAGCTAGAGTGGATAGAGGGTGTGATGATGATGGAGTAGGAGTAGTTAGTggaaaaagtgaatgaaaaaatgGTAGTCAGTAGTTCAGGTAAACAGTTTTAAAGCCTGTAAATTTTTGCTACAGGCATTTTTAACCCAAAAGGGTTAAGAAGAAAATTGAGCAGATGGAGAGAGGCTCCTTGCTCTGCCTAATATGGCAGCAGACAGCTGTACAGCTTGTTTAAATCCCGTATGCTGTTCTGTTGCAGTTCAGTATGTAATGTTTACCGATACTGGTCCTCTGTGCAACTGTTTCTGCCAGGCTGCTGATAGAGCTGTATAGTCTGATGCAGATTGATTCTGCTTGCCTTTTGCAATGTCCAAAATTACAGGTTTACACAGTAATTGCAACTCCCTCCAACCCCTCGAAGCCCATCTTGTTTATACCCCATGGTATCTACAGGTGCTGGGGCTTCTGTACTCTGTTGTTCTTGGATGGAGTACTGCTTTTTGCAAAACTGCAGCTCAGTGCTTTCCACTGGCAGCAggtaatttgaaattatttgcagcCATATcccttaaaacaaacacacacaaaaaccatCACCACCGCTTTCTGCTGGAACTCCTCAGTTAGATTCTGCACCAGCTCTTGTGGGCACCTCCTACTTCTCCCCAGCCTCGCTTGACATATTGTCTTGCAATGGGACCACACGTTGGTTTTCAGAGTGGAGGGACAGGCATCAGCCACCAAGGAGAGTCAAGCCCTGGAAACATCCAGGGGCCCAGAAAAACACAAAGTGACACAGCTGTTACACAGATTCTCCAGCGTCCACCTAGGTAAACTTAGCCGCTGTGGAGGAAGGGGTATGCTTGGCTCCATACCAACACGTAAACAGCAAGGTGACATACAAGGGTAGGCAGCAGATATGTATAGACAGGGTATTCCAGCTGTGAAAAGGTACAGGGGAGCAGTGGAAAGATGCCAGCAGAACTGTTTGGAGTGCAGCTATGTAACCTCAGCTCAACCTTGCTGGAGTCTGTCTGGTCCCAAGTAGTGGTCCTGATCAGAGCATTCACCATTGTACCTTTATCTTgcctaaaaaaaaccacaaaaatggAGGGTAGTACTGAATAGGCAATCTAAAGTTTAGCGTGTTCACTcagaaaaaatcccaaactaaaCAAGTGAACTGCAGCTTTCCTTAGTGTTGTGAAAACATTAGTTCTTAACAGAGCTAAAAAACTTTCattagaatagaaaaaaaaaaaaaattgcatccaGTTGAAGAGCTGCTAAACACAtgcttttacataaaaatgtgaaagtatAGTGGTTAAGACTACATATTTTGTaacacaaacattaaaaaattgaaaaagtcTCTTAAACTGATTGCTgtccattttcttccttgacAGGTGATGTTCTAATAAAAATTGGACATGCTAATGTTTTAGGATGGACTCTGCGAGAGCTTAGGCAACTCCTGCACAATATTCCTATAGGAACTACTCTACAAATCAGAGTTTACAGAGATTTTGTTGAAGTACCTCAACACTGGCAAAGTGCAGTTGAATTAATTCCTGAAGTAAAGCTTCCTGTGATGACAGCAGAGTAAGAAATAAGTACTGTACATAACTAGAATTTCACACCTTGCATATTATTCTagcaagaaacaagaaataGTGTAATAGCTTTTACATTTTAGGATAAAATGTTAGTCTAAAGATTtactttcatttacttttctgaaatagaaaactGTGATTTGAAATTAACAAATACCAAAAGAAAAGTTTACTTTTCTAGTTAGAGTGAAGACAGGGTCAGGAccaacattaattttaaatatggcCCTTCCTGCCTCCACACTGAGCACAAAAAGTCTGGCTGGCAATAATAGCAAAGGGGCCATGTTGATTTGCAATAGCCAAAGATCTAGACAATTACAAGTAGCTGATAATACCAAGATGGAGGTCTTGCTACAACCATGTAAAAAGCTTACCTGTTTCTTAATCAGTCTAACTATTGACAGTGGTTAATGattatggcttttaaaattaaacttcaggaaaaataatctcttcttGTGAGAGCTACTGCATacataagcttttaaaaatagattgcTCTCAATTCTGAAGGTGGCTCATACAGTAAGGATAATTAATCTAGATGGGATACAAGGCAGTTACAAGTTTTCCTGAGGCACAAAGTTCTAACAGAAAAGAGGCCTCAGAGGTAGGGGAAGGAACAGAAGTATTAAAAGGAGATAATTAGGCTAGAACAGCAGAAGGGAAGCTCACACAGCAAGGGGCTTTCCAAGAGATTAAACCTCTCAgcttatgtttaaataaatcaaattatttgcTCTTCTGAACGAACAGAAAAAGGAtagcttgcttttctgttgacCAAATTACAACTTAGCTATTACTTTAGAGTCCAAAGGAAATCATGTGCAAAGGACTATGGACAATAGTATTAGTTTGATATTAGAGGAGTTTCAGAACTGATGAACCTGGCTTTAGAACGAGTATTTGAAAAAACTTAAGGCTCCATGATTAGTTAACTAAATGGCTATGGGAATTATTGCACGTTAAAGTAATACCATGCTGTGTATTTTCAGCACGAGCGAAGACACCGAGGACGAAGACGACACTGGGTCCAGTAGCGATGATGATGTAGACTTGGAAACTTTTCACTATAAATCTTCCCAGCCATACTGTTGTGAGTTCACTCATAAGTTACCATCAATACCCAAAATTTGGCAGATATCCGATACAGGCCAGACACTTAGAGTAGGCACAGACACTGGTTGTGATGCTGTACTTCACGATGATGTTGACGCATTGTGCAATCGTAAGTTTGATGCTAGTGGTGTTAGACCTCCTTCATACCGGGCTATGGAAAACGAGACCAGTTCCTATTCCCCCTGCCCTTCTGTATCAGATACATCCTATTTGGAAGGATTTGCCCTTGTTTCAGAATAGCTCAAAACTTCTTCAAAACCTagatttctgaagttttatctgttttcttttaatatatgcCTAGGcttcaaaaaaatctaaatgtcCTAAGATATTTGAAATCATATATTAGCTATATAAAGCTGTTTTAGCAATGCCTTCCCGCCCCTCAAAGATGTCTATCAATGCTACTTGTAGAGAAGACGTTCAGAAACATGAGCTCTGCTAGCCCCAGACAAGCAGCAGTTGCAAGCTCTAAGAAGGTCTTATGTTCATCTTTGTTTGAAGGTAAGTTTCTTCATTTACTTGATCTAAGGATCATGGAGTTAGTTTATCAAGAACTTCCTGAACGTACAAGAATACATGGACAACTAGTGGCAATTACAGTATTTGTCTGCATCACAGTAATAATTTTTGATATAACTATTTTTTACATCGACTAAAAGTCACCTTATTTTCTCACTGTAGTTTTACTTTCAGTGTATGGAGCCAGACTTATCAGCATTTTAGATATcattttcagtgggaaaaaactAAACACAAGATGTATGAACTCAGCACTTTATTTGATGAGTGCAAGCCCACAATTACTCCAGATTAACTTTCTGAAAGAACTGAATTCATAAATAACAAGTTAGTAGTAATTTATTTAGAACATAGGCGACATAGAGCTCAGGTCCATCTTGAATCTGCAtcccagttttgtttttacaactCATCAAGAAATGGAGTATTTCCCAAATCCCCACTAACTGCCATTGATTTCTTCCCATTGACAAACTTCTTTGCAGCCTGgaaacaaaccagaaagatGGATATAAGGAAGTATTTGCTACAACAGAGTTTATCTTGCTGTTCATAGCCTCAGCTTcaagttattaaaacaaacaacaaatccCAATACTACTATAGTATGTCATCGagtaaacaatttttattttgttgtctAAACTTATTTGCTTCTAATCCAGCTCCTCATTACTTTATAATCTAAACAGGAATGGCAGAATGACAGTTGGATATAAAAGGTATAAACTCTCTGAAAATGGTTATTCCTGGAATAATCATTACACCACAAGATACAGTAGATCCCTCCTTACTACTAAAGCTATTGCTAGTTGCTACTGCAACACAAATTAGTGatgactgaaaacaaagattttctgtcttagaatttctctttctgatgGATTTCTGAAGTTTCCTTCAAGTATAAGCAATGAGATAATTTGGAATAGCAATGCAGTTACATCAGTTTATCATTGAAAGCCTGTTTTATTAAGCGCACCAAATATTCTAGACTCAGGAATCCTAAAAGCCTTGACACTGAAGTGCCTGCGCTGGAACTACTATCAAGTTTTTCATGAATACTAGTTGGCAGTTTTGGTAAATTTAAGTGAAGTAAATGAGAATTGCACATACTCCCAGCTACACTAGTTTTACAGTGTATTGGATTAAAGGGTCTTCTGTTAATAATGTAAGTAAACACATCATAAGATAGCCAGCTGGGATTTATAAATgagttgcttttttattttaaagatagtatatgtgtgtttataaacacacacaaatgagCACCagttttgtataaaaaaaaaaacttatgcAGTGATTAAGGAACACCTGTAGATGCCAACACATACTTACATTCACAACATCAGCAGTGGCTACAGAGTCAATTTTTTGAGCAACAACAGATGGTGATGTGTGTGTGCCAGAAACCAATGACTCGGAGCCAATTTCATTCAGTAAGCCTTCTGCAGTCTCCACTGACATCAAATAGGTGGCTTTCAGCTGATTTCTGCCATCAAAGCAAGCATTAAGGATGAGTGAGCATGTAAATCCTGTTATTACCTTCCCCACCGCACCCGTAAGTGCAATGAGTTTTTGGtgctttttaagttttcaagATTCCTCTCCATTTTGaaaggttttccttttcaagtaTGAAAGGGTTCTGTAGTTAGGAAAAAGGCACCACAAATAGTCCAAGTATGAAAATGACAGGGTACTCGAACACCTACTGCCTTGGAATGATCAACCACCCCGCACAGTCAGAAGATCTCTAGCTcagaatttgtttctgtttgaagTAACTAATGCTACCTAAACTAAAGGTACCCCAGGAATTAGACAAACTAAtctataaaatttaaaaattaggttTAAAATGATTCCAGTTTCTCATCAAGAACAGATGTATGCAGAGCAATTTTGTTGTAAGCGACAAAGCAGCAACAAATGTAAATGGTCAGGCTGCTTGTGCAATAGTTCCATGTTCTGTTAAAAGACAGCAGGTtgatactgttttttctgtttcatgcaGTCTCACTGCTACATAcaaaaaccttatttttataAGCTAAtcctattcttttttaaaagtgaacagCAGAAAATGGTTTATTCCAATAGAATATTATTAAGTAGCTTGGTATTTTTGACTGAATTCCAAGACTTTGCAAATATCAGTGACCTTGAATttgttttttggtgtggtttttttttttttgtgtgtgtcacTAAAGGACAAAGAGCAATAGAGAAAATATGTGAAGCCATTCCAGAAGGGAAGCCACAGCACTGTGTGTAAGTGTAACTCCCTAATACTAGGCAactttgttacaaaaaaaagaaacccccacaaaaaaccacaaaacaaaacaaaaaacccaacacacaaAATATATGGCAAATATAAAGGTCCAGAATTTACCATTTAGCTACTAGTGACTAAGGCACAACCAATCATGTCTAAATTATCATGTTCTGTGTAATCAAGCTTTATGTGGAGTCTTGTAAGTATTTTATATATGCAACagacaatattttcattttgctactTGAGTCAATCTGTACTATATTGTCGTATTGCACGACTACAGTTTTAGAGGCTCAGTGCAGTTTAATGCTACTTGGAGATCAAGCACCAACTAATGTGCACAACCCTCTATAAATTAGAAATTCCAAACTTTGTTGGTGTTACTGCATCTCTAATAGTAATTTTCCCCCATCTCAAATATTCCTAGGGGCACATATTTCAAGCACTTGGATGTAACATCACTAATTCAGTGCTTTACGCTTCCAGACCATCATTACTACTATTCTTTGAAGATGCAGAAGATTGCTTAATATAATTGTTTTGGGAATTGCTGCAGTGTGACTGTAAAGGGAATTACCTAAGTAATGCAATTTAGGATTCTAATTTAAATACATCTTAATACTGCAGAGTATGATTAAAATGACAGCATCTGCTGATACTTGCTAATTTCTTACACCGAAAcagtcttcagaaaacattaacaCTTACCTAACAAGCTTTTATTAGGAAATACCACTAGCAGAGAATCAGtatagctttgaaaaaaaagagtattgaCAGTGCTTCAGTTTTAAGTCAGGAAAGTGAGCAGTTCTCCAAGGAAATAATTACAGGACAACAATAAGCTCTGCTGTACAGAATAGTCTAAGTGTTTGACAAGGAGCTACATGTTAAGAAACTTCTCTTTAAAACACACAAGACAGTTCTTTACTCACTTACTTTGCCTTTGTGACATCATCATCGGTGATGCCACCCTGAGCAACTGCCTTTATCTGGTTCAAAGCAGCTTTAATGacctgaagaaaattaaatcatttaagACTTCTTCCAGCATTAAATTTCAACATGCTATTTCTATTATCTGACACCTTAAAAACTTCAGGAATGAGCAGCTGACAGTGCTAGGATTGTTAGCCTGAACTCAATGCTGTACAGCTTtagaacaaaactaaaaccactgTAATAAATACCAAAGTGAGACACAAAAAACAGTGTGGATTTAACTTACAATACCACATTAATTTGCATGGTCTCACCATTTTTCATGAGAGTATTCAGTTCTGCCAGCTTCAAGAGCCAGCATGTTCCTTGTGATGCACTTAGGCTTACACATGTAAATCAGCAATTACAGTCAGCAATTCAAGGTATTTTACTAGCTCTAGTTCATATTAGGTATTTATACTTTGCAGAAAGGAAGTCTCATTCCCAGCTTACAGAGCTAAGTCATAACTGAACATGCAGCATTCTTATACAAGAAACCAGATGAACTGACTTTTTCTCAGATGAATcgacttttttttcagattaatcaCTCACTATTTCAAATCAAAACACTAGTTTGAGGGTTATGTTGTTAATACTTGAATTCTAATCAGCAACTCACCTCCCCAGCATTTGGAGCCTGGGATATGGTATAGAACCCAAAGAGCCCAGAATCAGAGTAATTAACATTAAATGCGGAAGcctgcaaaacaaacattattATCAACTGTTTCAAGTATCAGAACAACTTAGTATCAAGCATAGGAAAATAATTACTATTAGGatctgaaatactgtaattcaGGAAGCTAAACTCCATCTGTGCAGAGGAGAGATCAGACTGGAAGACCTTCTCTGAAATATTGTAACTTGTGCAAGAATGAACTACTGGAGATTCTCACTGGAGGTAGTAACCTCTCAAAGGATAGCATGCATTGCACTTAAAATATCAGAGTGCAGTAACCCTTTGAACTTACGTCAAATGGCTGGCTAGTTGCTTTAGCAATACCCTGGGACAGCTTGCTGGTAACATTGCTTCCCCTCTTGATAAGGGGTCCAGCACCTAAAACATGCTGAAGAACACTGAAGGCATTTGCTTCTGCACTCCCAACAGCAGCTCCTTCTGTTACAATAGCAGCATGGACAAGGCTATCGCCATTCTGTTCTCTGATTTCTCCTAAAAATACAACAACAGTATAGAAGGTAATGCAGCATTCAGTTAGAAACTACTGTATGTTCAGAGGTATGGAAAGGAAACTTTTCTAGCCAGGAGCTAAGTTTCATGAGAGAGAAGGCAGGGTGTGAAGTTATTGCATGTCTACTCAGGAAGACAGCAAGAAACTGTTAGTAGGCTGTAGGTCATACTGTAGCTTCCTAATCATTAGACCCCTTTATACTTACAATCCTCAGAGGTTACTCCTAACTCTTAATAGATAGATGAATCTCTTAATATATGTATACTATGTATCTAGTATACTATATatatagcattttaaaaaaagcattcataagtccttcacattaaaaaattttcttgCAAGGACAAACCCAAGTACCTTACTATGCCTTATTTGAACCTGATCCTAAACCACACATAGCATGAGATGATAAAACTCAGCGAGTCTTCAGATAATAAATATCCAGAAAAGTAGCGTACCTTCTGTTCATAAGAATATTTATCCTATTTTATAGAAACTGAAGTTATTCCAGTCAAATATTAAATGTTGGAAACTTcctattttttcccatttgtttacAGAGTGATTTGATACCCCAGCTAAAGAATAGCTATTGGTATTAGTACAAGATACTGCTCTGAAAGAGCTAAgtgctgttttgtcttttacGAAGGACTTAATGACATTCCAACAGATCTTCCCTAAAGAGAAAGCCTACCACCACTTCTAGGCTGTCCTTAACCTATTCTTAAGGGAATCTTCCCAAAAATGCCAAGAGAAACCATATGCCAGCTTGTTTTACACTTTATGGAACAAATGATCTTGCAGGTAAAGCTTTGTTGGAGATATAGGTTCAGTTTTACCCCAGAACTTTCCATGGCAGGGAATAATCCTCTGCTTATTTAGATGGGAGATGTGTCTGAAGTGTCACTTCCCATGTACAGCATTTAGTACAAGCATATAGTTTTCAGTTGCAACTGTGAATAATACTACATTTATAATAATCAGAAAGTCAGTCATTCAGAACAGATAAAAGAAACATACTTACCCCCTCGATAGACAGCCTTTGCACTAGAAATACCAGCTCCACTTCGGATATTTAGAAAGTGCTCTGCAACTTGCTTTAAGTCAGAGTGTTTTACACCTGCAATACAATAGTTTATTTCAAGTAATGTAACTGCATTGAAAAGCTACAGCAGTTACATAAAAGTGTTTTAAGTGTACTGTAACATTTTACTTCTACAGAGAACTCAAATGTCTACAGTAGTTTTCCCTTACAAATTGCAGTGTCCATTAAAGAACGTACATACCTATTCCTACAAGAGCCATTCTTGCACTTGTGAAATTGTTCTGTACAAAATGGTGAAGCTGCAACAGTAAATTCACATTTTAGGGTATTTTgtataaagaacaaaaatggcAAGTGTGTTTCTGACATCCACTGTTCAGCCTTATACTTCTTAACGCAGCAAACTCCAATGCTTCCAAAAGGAACTGTCTATAGAATAGCATTTTATGCATTCTCCAGTAACAACTACAAAACCCTTTTATACAAGAATACTTCCATTTCATTGACAGCCTTCCTATCAACAAAAAGCCACTGACATTAACCACCTCTCTAAATGTGAATGAGTTCTGTACCCAATACTAAAAgttgcactgaaataaattattttaacaccAGACTAATACGGTAGTAAATACTGACTGTGTATTTACTAAATTAATATTCTCTCTCATCTATCCTTgataaagaaactgaaacagattTATAACAGGACACAAATAATCCTACCTgctcagaagtaatttttccaaTTGTGTAATCTGGGCAATATAAGGGGTTTGCCAGAGCATTCTTATAAGCTGCAGC containing:
- the PDZD9 gene encoding PDZ domain-containing protein 9 isoform X3 gives rise to the protein MKLRLPALENISQHTLIAALKANIRMGEQGLGLIIIQNGPYLQITSLVEKSSAANNGKLKPGDVLIKIGHANVLGWTLRELRQLLHNIPIGTTLQIRVYRDFVEVPQHWQSAVELIPEVKLPVMTADTSEDTEDEDDTGSSSDDDVDLETFHYKSSQPYCCEFTHKLPSIPKIWQISDTGQTLRVGTDTGCDAVLHDDVDALCNRKFDASGVRPPSYRAMENETSSYSPCPSVSDTSYLEGFALVSE
- the PDZD9 gene encoding PDZ domain-containing protein 9 isoform X1, which gives rise to MPSWSSSTFPRCSPRTHLPRSFGSIEKALHLDSMEHTQSSPAAGDETKRQLPALENISQHTLIAALKANIRMGEQGLGLIIIQNGPYLQITSLVEKSSAANNGKLKPGDVLIKIGHANVLGWTLRELRQLLHNIPIGTTLQIRVYRDFVEVPQHWQSAVELIPEVKLPVMTADTSEDTEDEDDTGSSSDDDVDLETFHYKSSQPYCCEFTHKLPSIPKIWQISDTGQTLRVGTDTGCDAVLHDDVDALCNRKFDASGVRPPSYRAMENETSSYSPCPSVSDTSYLEGFALVSE
- the LOC115335643 gene encoding cytochrome b-c1 complex subunit 2, mitochondrial translates to MKGFPVAARSLSKRLYSLKVAPKVATSATAERVKLSPESEDLEITKLPNGLVIASLENFSPASRIGVFIKAGSRYETASNLGTAHLLRLASNLTTKGASSFRITRGIEAVGGSLSVYSTREKMTYSVECLRDYVDTVMEYLLNVTTAPEFRPWEVTDLQPQLKVDKAIAFQNPQVGVLENLHAAAYKNALANPLYCPDYTIGKITSEQLHHFVQNNFTSARMALVGIGVKHSDLKQVAEHFLNIRSGAGISSAKAVYRGGEIREQNGDSLVHAAIVTEGAAVGSAEANAFSVLQHVLGAGPLIKRGSNVTSKLSQGIAKATSQPFDASAFNVNYSDSGLFGFYTISQAPNAGEVIKAALNQIKAVAQGGITDDDVTKAKNQLKATYLMSVETAEGLLNEIGSESLVSGTHTSPSVVAQKIDSVATADVVNAAKKFVNGKKSMAVSGDLGNTPFLDEL
- the PDZD9 gene encoding PDZ domain-containing protein 9 isoform X2, which gives rise to MEHTQSSPAAGDETKRQLPALENISQHTLIAALKANIRMGEQGLGLIIIQNGPYLQITSLVEKSSAANNGKLKPGDVLIKIGHANVLGWTLRELRQLLHNIPIGTTLQIRVYRDFVEVPQHWQSAVELIPEVKLPVMTADTSEDTEDEDDTGSSSDDDVDLETFHYKSSQPYCCEFTHKLPSIPKIWQISDTGQTLRVGTDTGCDAVLHDDVDALCNRKFDASGVRPPSYRAMENETSSYSPCPSVSDTSYLEGFALVSE